In Terriglobales bacterium, a genomic segment contains:
- a CDS encoding cytochrome c peroxidase, with amino-acid sequence MSHRSRRQAIHPISEALGRIMNRKLIWLILLVAALAVVFWPSRREAPAPQPQQTAVRPAVRPIGAPVEIKAPLGLPAVPIPADNPPTAATIALGRRLYYDPVLSVDNTVSCASCHDPRFGFSDGKPVSEGVGRKKGTRNAPTVFNAAYYSVQFWDGRAPSLEKQAEGPVQNPVEMVHTLEGCVKRLEADPSYKQAFEEAFGPGPITFDMVGKAIASFERTVISGDSPFDRYFYGGQKNALSASARRGLEVFRDPAKGNCAVCHTIGEKDALFSDDKFHNIGVGVKDGQPTDLGRYEVTKRDADRGAFKTPSLRNVALTAPYFHDGSRKTLKEVIDFYIGGGNSNPYLDKEVKVLDFLTGQERADLLAFLESLTGTMPADVGPPETAKKAEGKPRGTPED; translated from the coding sequence ATGTCGCACCGCTCGCGTAGACAGGCAATCCATCCCATCTCGGAGGCACTGGGACGCATCATGAACCGCAAGCTCATCTGGCTCATTCTCCTGGTAGCGGCACTGGCGGTAGTGTTCTGGCCAAGCAGGCGGGAAGCACCGGCACCGCAACCGCAGCAGACAGCAGTCCGACCCGCGGTCCGCCCGATCGGCGCGCCGGTGGAAATCAAGGCGCCGCTGGGCCTGCCGGCGGTACCGATTCCGGCGGACAATCCGCCGACCGCAGCCACCATCGCGTTGGGCCGCCGGCTGTATTACGACCCGGTCCTTTCCGTGGATAACACCGTTTCCTGCGCGTCGTGTCATGATCCGAGATTCGGCTTCTCCGACGGCAAGCCGGTCTCCGAAGGCGTGGGCCGGAAGAAGGGCACCCGCAACGCGCCGACGGTGTTCAACGCCGCCTATTACAGCGTGCAGTTCTGGGACGGCCGCGCGCCCAGCCTGGAGAAGCAGGCCGAAGGCCCGGTGCAGAACCCGGTGGAGATGGTGCACACGCTGGAGGGGTGCGTAAAGCGGCTGGAGGCCGACCCATCCTACAAGCAAGCCTTCGAAGAAGCGTTCGGACCCGGTCCCATCACGTTCGACATGGTGGGCAAAGCCATCGCCAGCTTCGAGCGCACGGTGATCAGCGGGGACTCGCCTTTCGACCGCTACTTTTACGGCGGGCAGAAGAACGCACTCAGCGCTTCGGCGCGACGAGGCCTGGAAGTGTTCCGTGATCCCGCGAAGGGCAACTGCGCGGTTTGCCATACCATCGGCGAAAAAGACGCGCTGTTCAGCGACGACAAGTTCCACAACATCGGCGTGGGGGTGAAGGACGGCCAACCCACCGACCTGGGACGCTACGAGGTGACCAAGCGCGACGCCGACCGGGGCGCCTTCAAGACGCCGTCGCTGCGCAACGTAGCGCTGACCGCGCCGTATTTCCACGACGGCAGCCGCAAGACGCTGAAAGAGGTAATCGATTTCTATATCGGCGGGGGAAACTCCAATCCCTACCTCGACAAGGAAGTGAAGGTGCTCGACTTCCTTACGGGACAGGAACGCGCCGACCTGCTGGCGTTCCTGGAGTCGCTGACGGGGACGATGCCGGCCGACGTGGGCCCGCCCGAGACCGCGAAGAAGGCGGAGGGCAAACCCAGAGGGACGCCGGAAGACTGA
- a CDS encoding nuclear transport factor 2 family protein, translating into MVATGFLLASLMAAGAAAGDAIPTKTRQADREAIRAHIDRVFRAYMARDRATVEATHAREWRGFLTRSRGIIRGLDEYMREADAILAGPVRITAYRMRDFDVYFLGDLAIVPYIADLSLDVNGSPRQTTLRVLDLYAKEHAEWNQMASQVAAHPDVVTFAGEAPPLRELGAEERRQLLAEREAVWRAYFAADEAALKEVLPPELIGINAGEEAWVDAPATITAAKGFVNSGGKLVSLSFPETRMQVYGDVAILYTTWAYELENAGQRERYSGRATEIFVRRNGHWVNSGWHLDSGK; encoded by the coding sequence ATGGTCGCTACCGGATTTCTCTTGGCGTCGCTGATGGCCGCCGGCGCGGCCGCGGGCGACGCCATACCCACGAAAACGCGCCAGGCTGACCGCGAGGCCATCCGGGCGCACATCGATCGCGTTTTTCGCGCCTACATGGCCCGCGACCGCGCCACCGTCGAGGCCACGCATGCCCGCGAGTGGCGCGGCTTCCTCACCCGTTCGCGCGGCATCATCCGCGGCCTCGACGAATACATGCGCGAAGCCGACGCCATCCTGGCCGGCCCTGTCCGTATCACCGCCTACCGCATGCGCGATTTTGACGTGTATTTCCTGGGCGACCTTGCCATCGTCCCCTACATCGCCGACCTCTCCCTGGACGTGAACGGCTCGCCGCGCCAGACCACTCTCCGCGTGCTCGATCTGTATGCCAAAGAGCACGCCGAGTGGAACCAGATGGCCTCACAGGTGGCGGCGCATCCCGATGTGGTGACTTTTGCCGGCGAAGCCCCGCCGCTGCGTGAGCTCGGCGCCGAAGAACGCCGCCAACTCCTGGCTGAGCGTGAGGCCGTATGGCGCGCCTACTTCGCCGCCGACGAAGCCGCGCTGAAAGAGGTTCTTCCTCCCGAACTCATCGGCATCAATGCAGGAGAGGAGGCGTGGGTGGACGCTCCCGCCACCATCACCGCCGCCAAAGGCTTTGTGAATTCAGGAGGAAAGCTGGTCTCGCTCAGTTTCCCTGAGACGCGCATGCAGGTCTATGGCGACGTCGCCATCCTGTACACCACGTGGGCTTACGAGCTGGAGAATGCAGGCCAGCGGGAACGCTACTCCGGCCGCGCCACGGAGATCTTCGTGCGCCGCAACGGCCATTGGGTCAACTCCGGCTGGCACCTGGACTCGGGGAAGTAA
- a CDS encoding alpha/beta family hydrolase, with translation MARAEPYFDDSADPPVRGHLHRPESTSGDGLALTHGAGSDSGAPLLVAVAEALAAAGMTVLRYDLPYRQARAKGPPRPGDAARDREGIRRVAAVMRGMASGRLLLGGHSYGGRQTSMVAAEDPSLGDALLLQSYPLHPPGRPEQLRTAHLPNLRMRAFFVQGTRDNFGTPEEMQAALELIPAETQLYLVRDAGHDLGFGRKHGVDVVAMVQEFLKFLG, from the coding sequence ATGGCCAGAGCCGAACCTTACTTCGACGATTCCGCCGATCCCCCGGTACGTGGACACCTGCACCGGCCCGAGAGCACGTCGGGCGACGGCCTGGCGCTGACGCATGGAGCGGGGTCGGACAGCGGCGCGCCGCTGCTGGTAGCCGTGGCTGAGGCGCTGGCGGCTGCCGGCATGACGGTGCTGCGCTACGACCTGCCGTACCGGCAGGCGCGGGCCAAGGGTCCGCCGCGTCCGGGCGATGCGGCGCGGGACCGCGAAGGCATCCGGCGCGTGGCTGCGGTGATGCGCGGCATGGCTTCAGGACGCCTGCTGCTGGGCGGACACTCCTACGGCGGCCGGCAAACCAGCATGGTCGCCGCCGAGGATCCCAGTCTGGGCGATGCCTTGCTGCTGCAGTCCTACCCGCTGCATCCGCCGGGACGCCCGGAACAACTGCGCACCGCACATCTTCCCAACCTGCGCATGCGGGCATTCTTTGTGCAGGGCACGCGGGACAACTTCGGCACACCGGAAGAGATGCAGGCGGCGCTCGAACTGATTCCGGCGGAGACACAGCTCTACCTGGTCCGCGACGCAGGGCACGACCTGGGCTTTGGGCGGAAGCACGGCGTTGACGTTGTCGCTATGGTGCAAGAGTTCCTGAAGTTCCTCGGCTGA
- a CDS encoding AraC family transcriptional regulator, with product MIRYVPLAQTGQVSLARFDHPGTVPHHDPHEEVAPDFTVNFVEQGAFRYSAGRASWRLGAGTVFVVAPGLVYRCRHEERFPSDVCFSLAFQRGLVEDVQRTAGVSKWPGLRVRQATNRLGYLKWLVERTPAAESMALETIACDLLRATLTEEERRTHVASTRQLAWYAERVRAVCERFERDYAQEHSLTSLGRAVGMSPYHFARIFRELTGTPPHRRLLEVRLQRAAQRLRDGCPVTDTCFAVGFSNLSHFIRLFRGRFGTSPSRYSRGAGIRA from the coding sequence GTGATTCGCTACGTCCCCTTGGCCCAGACCGGACAGGTCAGCCTGGCACGCTTCGACCATCCCGGCACGGTGCCGCACCACGACCCGCATGAAGAAGTGGCGCCGGACTTCACGGTGAACTTCGTGGAACAGGGCGCCTTTCGGTATTCGGCGGGGCGCGCCAGTTGGCGGCTGGGAGCAGGCACGGTCTTCGTGGTCGCGCCGGGATTGGTCTATCGCTGCCGGCACGAGGAGCGTTTCCCCAGCGACGTATGCTTTTCGCTCGCCTTTCAGCGCGGGCTGGTCGAGGACGTGCAGCGCACGGCGGGAGTTTCGAAGTGGCCGGGCCTCCGCGTCCGCCAGGCGACCAACCGCCTGGGTTACCTGAAGTGGCTGGTCGAGCGGACGCCCGCCGCCGAAAGCATGGCACTGGAAACGATAGCCTGCGACCTTCTGCGAGCCACCCTCACGGAAGAGGAGCGCAGGACGCACGTGGCGTCGACCCGCCAGCTTGCCTGGTACGCGGAGCGGGTACGCGCGGTATGCGAGCGCTTCGAAAGGGACTATGCGCAGGAGCATTCGCTGACCTCGCTGGGGCGCGCAGTGGGGATGAGCCCCTACCACTTCGCGCGCATTTTCCGCGAACTGACGGGGACCCCGCCGCATCGGCGGTTGCTGGAGGTGCGCCTGCAGCGTGCCGCGCAGCGTTTGCGCGACGGCTGCCCGGTCACCGACACGTGTTTCGCCGTGGGCTTCTCCAACCTGAGCCATTTCATCCGGCTCTTCCGGGGGCGCTTCGGCACGTCGCCCTCGCGTTATTCGCGCGGGGCCGGCATCCGCGCCTAG
- a CDS encoding MASE1 domain-containing protein, translated as MVYFAAGKLGLRLAFVHPSASAVWPASGIALAAVLIFGRAVWPGIMLGAFLVNLTTAGSPATSLGIAVGNTLEALMAAHLVNQFAGGRQAFQRAQDTFKFAFFAAMLSTTVAATTGVISLSLGGFAPWIQFGPIWLTWWLGDAVGIVVVTPLILLWSSRVRDGWTVVRGVEAAVLAVCLLLISHLVFAGNILAPKHYPLEYLCLPFLVWAAYRFSPREASTAILLLAIVASVGTLRGSGPFFRPTAHESLLLLQSFLGIVTVMTLAFAAALAERRRAEERAYYLAITDSLTGLANYRRLLEEMEAEIRRSARSGKPFALLLLDLDELKKINDAQGHLVGSRALCRVADVLRDQCRDIDTPGRYGGDEFAVILPEAGATAASQVASRIYEQLAHDAEQPPLSVSIGVAEYPHDGETVEGLLRAADRVLYEMKRRLRREVI; from the coding sequence GTGGTGTATTTCGCGGCCGGGAAGCTGGGATTGCGGCTGGCGTTCGTGCATCCCAGCGCGTCGGCGGTGTGGCCCGCTTCGGGGATCGCGCTGGCGGCGGTGCTGATCTTCGGCCGCGCGGTATGGCCGGGCATCATGCTGGGCGCCTTCCTGGTGAATCTGACGACGGCGGGCTCGCCGGCCACATCGCTCGGCATCGCCGTGGGCAATACGCTCGAGGCACTGATGGCCGCGCACCTGGTGAACCAGTTCGCCGGAGGGCGGCAAGCATTTCAGCGGGCCCAGGATACCTTCAAGTTCGCGTTTTTCGCCGCCATGCTGAGCACTACGGTAGCGGCGACGACCGGCGTCATCAGTCTTTCGCTGGGGGGCTTCGCTCCATGGATCCAGTTCGGGCCTATCTGGCTGACGTGGTGGCTGGGGGACGCGGTCGGCATCGTGGTGGTGACGCCCCTGATCCTTTTGTGGAGTTCGCGGGTGCGCGACGGCTGGACGGTCGTGCGCGGCGTGGAAGCGGCGGTGTTGGCGGTGTGCCTGCTGCTGATAAGCCATCTAGTGTTCGCGGGCAACATCCTGGCGCCCAAGCACTACCCACTGGAGTACCTGTGCCTGCCGTTTCTGGTGTGGGCCGCCTACCGGTTCAGCCCGCGAGAGGCGTCGACGGCTATCCTCTTGCTCGCCATCGTGGCGTCGGTGGGCACACTGAGGGGATCCGGACCCTTCTTCCGGCCGACGGCACACGAATCCCTGCTTCTGCTGCAGTCGTTTCTCGGAATCGTCACGGTGATGACGCTGGCGTTTGCGGCGGCACTGGCGGAACGGCGGCGCGCCGAGGAGCGGGCGTACTACCTGGCCATCACCGATTCCCTGACCGGGCTGGCCAATTATCGGAGGTTGCTCGAGGAGATGGAGGCGGAGATTCGGAGGTCGGCGCGCAGCGGGAAGCCGTTTGCGCTGCTGCTGCTGGATCTGGACGAACTGAAGAAGATCAACGACGCGCAGGGCCACCTGGTAGGCAGCCGGGCCCTGTGCCGGGTGGCAGACGTGCTGCGCGACCAATGCCGCGATATCGATACTCCGGGGCGCTACGGCGGCGACGAGTTCGCCGTCATCCTGCCGGAAGCCGGGGCGACGGCGGCCAGCCAGGTGGCCAGCCGCATCTACGAGCAACTGGCGCACGATGCCGAGCAGCCGCCCCTCTCGGTGAGCATCGGGGTGGCCGAATATCCACACGACGGAGAGACCGTGGAAGGGCTGCTGCGCGCCGCCGACCGCGTGCTGTATGAGATGAAACGCCGCTTGCGCCGGGAAGTGATCTGA